A single Lactuca sativa cultivar Salinas chromosome 8, Lsat_Salinas_v11, whole genome shotgun sequence DNA region contains:
- the LOC111893668 gene encoding galactan beta-1,4-galactosyltransferase GALS3 gives MVKDKDAIENPNLKDKKMFIGIVWNCAPELKLVLSALLFFCSLVTLFQFFPSHLSFSVQDLRNCASLPPPSSALKLITASSPPPVEIQIQHRHVKQEDVVLQNGVVKRNFNTYGTAAYNFILMSAYRGGVDTFAVIGLSSKPLHVFSKPTYLCQWLPHNATQNQNQNITVPGSKILPDWGYGRVYTVVVVNCTFPFPVGADGGGGQLLIHASTGGGGDSNFNLTDTIEALSETPGSLNPLQFTAPPKYDYLYCGSSLYGNLSPQRIREWIAYHVKMFGEKSHFVIHDAGGVHPEVMEVLRPWVEKGYVTVQDIREQERFDGYYHNQFLIVNDCLHRYRFTTKWMFFFDVDEFIFVPKKSTINTVMDSLSDYTQFTIEQRTMSNKLCYLDDHAGKIYRKWGIEKLVYRDTVKGIRRDRKYAVQPRNVFATGVHMSENTIGKTTHKTEGKIMYYHYHGTISERREPCRQLVNKTEMKVGGTPYMVDKTMREAAFAVKRFELRMIGSVLIRTRQ, from the exons ATGGTGAAGGATAAAGATGCaattgaaaaccctaatcttaaagACAAGAAGATGTTCATCGGAATTGTATGGAACTGTGCGCCGGAGCTCAAACTTGTGCTCTCAGCCCTCCTATTCTTCTGCTCCCTCGTCACCCTTTTCCAATTCTTCCCTTCACATCTATCATTTTCTGTACAAGATCTCCGCAACTGCGCCTCCCTCCCACCACCGTCTTCCGCCCTCAAACTCATCACCGCTTCCTCACCTCCACCGGTGGAAATCCAAATCCAGCACCGACATGTTAAGCAGGAGGATGTTGTGCTTCAGAATGGTGTCGTTAAGAGAAATTTCAACACCTATGGCACCGCCGCCTACAATTTCATCCTCATGTCGGCTTACAGAGGCGGAGTAGACACCTTCGCCGTCATTGGCCTTTCCTCGAAACCCCTTCATGTTTTCTCTAAACCCACTTATCTCTGCCAGTGGCTTCCTCACAACGCCACCCAAAATCAAAACCAGAACATCACCGTTCCCGGCTCTAAGATCCTCCCTGACTGGGGTTACGGCCGTGTATACACCGTCGTCGTTGTCAACTGCACTTTTCCGTTCCCTGTAGGTGCGGATGGAGGCGGTGGACAGTTGCTAATCCACGCCTCCACTGGAGGCGGTGGCGACTCCAACTTCAACCTCACCGACACCATTGAAGCTTTGTCCGAAACCCCAGGAAGCTTAAACCCGTTGCAATTCACAGCTCCTCCGAAGTACGACTACTTATACTGTGGCTCCTCGCTCTACGGAAACCTAAGCCCTCAGAGGATTCGTGAATGGATAGCTTACCATGTGAAAATGTTCGGAGAGAAGTCACATTTCGTGATACACGACGCCGGCGGAGTACATCCGGAAGTTATGGAGGTTTTACGGCCGTGGGTCGAGAAGGGTTACGTGACTGTTCAGGACATACGGGAGCAAGAGAGATTCGATGGGTATTATCATAATCAGTTCTTAATCGTGAACGATTGCTTGCATCGATACAGATTCACAACGAAATGGATGTTTTTCTTCGATGTGGACGAATTCATCTTCGTTCCAAAGAAAAGCACCATTAACACAGTTATGGATTCGCTTTCGGACTACACCCAGTTCACCATTGAACAAAGAACAATGTCTAACAAGCTCTGTTACCTCGATGATCACGCTGGTAAAATCTACAG GAAATGGGGGATTGAGAAATTGGTGTATCGTGACACGGTGAAAGGGATAAGAAGAGACCGAAAATACGCAGTGCAACCACGAAATGTGTTTGCAACGGGTGTACACATGTCAGAAAACACCATAGGGAAGACAACACATAAAACGGAGGGAAAAATAATGTATTATCATTACCATGGGACAATATCTGAGAGAAGAGAGCCATGTAGACAATTGGTCAACAAAACCGAGATGAAAGTCGGAGGAACGCCGTACATGGTGGACAAGACGATGAGGGAAGCCGCGTTCGCGGTTAAGCGGTTTGAGCTACGGATGATTGGGTCGGTTCTGATAAGAACGCGTCAATAA